In the candidate division WOR-3 bacterium genome, ATCTGTTTGGGTTAAATTCGTTTGACTCTAAATTTAGAAATTAAAACACTTTGAATTAAATGTGATTGCCGAGTTTATTCGGCTTTTAATATTTGCAGATCAAGGTCTACCACTACGGGTTTTAAAAAGGTTTTATTTAAACTGAAAAAACATTCTATAAAAAACGAAGGCGCTTAAGGTAAACAATCTGGAATCTTGACTTCACATAAAATAAAGATAAAATTATCACTATGAAATATGAAATTACTTATTTTGAAAAGCCAGGTAAGGTTAATACACAAAGAACGATTGGACTTGCCGTAAAAAGGGCAGAAGAATTAAATATTGAGCATATTGTCGTTGCGACTTGCACTGGATATTCGGCAAAGGTTTTGTTGCAAAAGGCAAAGGATAAAAAGATAGTTGTTGTCACCCATCAGGCAGGGTTTGCGAAGCCAGGGGAGATGGAAATAAAACCTAATGTTATTGAATTTTTGAAGAACAAGGGTGCGAAGGTGTATACAGGGACCCATTTCTTTGGTGGATTCGGCAGGGCTATCAGATTTAAATTTGGCGGCCTTGAACCCGAAGAAATTGCGGCAAATACCTTGAGGATATTTGGCGAAGGGATAAAGGTGGCGGTTGAGATTGCAATAATGGCTCTTGATGCAGGATTGATACCTTATGGAAAAGAAATTATTTCAATTGGTGGAACAGGCTCGGGTGTTGATACAGCAATTGTGTGTGTTCCAAGGCATGGCAAAGACTTTTTCAATTTTGAGGTTCGCGAGATAATCTGCAAGCCGAGAAGAAGATAGTGTGATGAAATCCAAAGTAGCGGTCGTAAAAACCAGCCCTAAGACAATCCTTGAAGATATTGAAAAATGTCTGAAACTTGCTGAGGTTGAAAAACATTTACCCAAAGGGGTTCCTACGATTTTAAAAATAAATATCTCCTGGCATTTCTGGTATCCTGCCTGTTCAACAACACCCTGGCAACTTGATGGTGTTGCATCTACGCTTTTCAAACTTGGTTATAAGGATTTAATCCCTGCCCAGAACCGCACGGTTGTCATAAACCCAAAACTCGGTGCTGAAAATAATCATCTAAATTCGGTGATGCGTAAACATAGATTGAAATTCATATATCTATACGAGCCAGAAGTAAAGTGGATATATTACCGACCCAAGGTAAAGATGTTGGTGCTTGATAAGGTGTATAAAGATGGTATTCAAATACCTGAACTACTTATTGGCAAGAATGCATTCCATCTGCCGACATTAAAAACCCATTTCTTTACTACAATGACCGGGGCAATGAAGAATGCGTTTGGCGGTTTGTTGAATGATAATAGACACTGGACACACGCGGTAATTCATGAAACACTCGTTGATTTGTTGCAAATACAAAAAGAAATCCATCCCGGTATATTCTGTTTGACCGATGGAACATTTGCCGGCAACGGTGCAGGACCGAGATTGATGAAACCCGAGATAAAAAATTATATCCTTGCCAGCGGTGACTCAGTGGCGATTGATGCTATCGCATCAAAGATCATGGGATTTGACCCAATGTCTATAAAATTTTTGAATTTATCGCATGAGATGGGATTGGGAAAGGCAAAACCTGAGGAGATAGAAGTCGTAGGAGAAGATATCAGCAATGTGAATTTTGGTTTCAAAGTTGAGGATACATTTGCCTCAAGGGGACAAAAGGCAATATACTGGGGATTTTTAAAACCATTTGAGCATTTCCTTTTACGCACGCCGATTGTCCCGTGGTCTTATTTAGCTTCTCGTGCCTATCATGATTTCTACTGGTATAGTGTTCGCGGTAAACCAATTGTCAGGAAATTCTTAAACACCGAATGGGGCAGACTCTTTGAATCGTATAAATAAGTTAAATGTATAACTATCTTACAGAATGATGATTATCTTTCCCTTGTTTTCCTTTAGAAATGGAATAATCCCCCTCTTTCCCCTTTTAGGAAAGGGGGATATGAAAGGATTGAGGAAAGGGTTAATTCCCCCTCTTTCCCCCTTTAGGAAAGGGGGATAAAGGGGGGATTGAGGAAAAGGGGATAAGGGAAGATTGAGAAAAGAAGATTAAGGAAAGGAGGAATATAGGATGATAAATACAGGATATCCAAAAAAGTGTTCCGGGGAGATTCCAAAAGAGAAGAGATATGAGTGATTCTATCATCAAGACCTTCATCGTGGGCTACATTGAAACGAATATGTATTTGATTCATAATAGAAAATCTGGCATTGTTATTGACCCGGGTTTCATTGAGGGGGAGGCAGAGTCATTGATAAAAAAATTTAAAAGCGAAGTCCCTGAAATTCCTATGGTCATACTAACCCATTGCCATTTTGATCATATTTCAGGCTGTCCATTCTTAAAAAAAGAATTCAAAAGCAAAATCTATTGCCACAGGCTTGATGAAGAAAAACTCCTTGACCCACAAAAAAGCGGTGCCATATATTTTGGTGTATCAGGCAATCCTTTAAAACCTGATGGTTATCTTGAGGATGGGCAGGTGATAAAATTTGATGAGCACACTTTAAAGATAATCCATACCCCAGGACATACCAGTGGTGGCATTTCAATTTTATTGAATGATAGATATCTTTTTAGTGGCGATACAATATTTAAGGATGGTATCGGCAGGACTGACCTTTATGATGGAGATTATGATATAGAGATAAATTCAATAATGAACAAAATATTGATTTTGCCTGAAGATACAATTATCTATCCTGGACACGGACCATCAACTACAGTCCGACAGGAAAGAAGAAACTTCTGAACCAGCATCCACTTCGTAAGTGGAAGTAAAAACATCCGAAATTTCGTGAGATATTGGTGGTCTTTTTTAGTCCTTATTTCCACTTACGAAGTGGAAATGGGGGGTTCTGCTATTATTTGAACGATGATTCTACGGGTTCGGCGGGGACCATCAAATTCGCAGAACATTATTGATTGCCAGGTGCCTAGGACCATTCCATTATTTCTTAGTGGAATTGTCAAACTTGAACCGACGATAGCACTGCGGATATGGGCAGCAGCATTGCGGTCAATATGGTCATGCAAATAATTTGCCCTTTTAGGAATTGCCCGCTCAAGTGCATTCAAAAAATCGGTTTTGATATTCGGGTCTGCGCTCTCATTCAATATCACACCTGCAGTTGCGTGTGGAATGAAGATATGGACAATTCCATTTTTGATCTTTGAACCAGAGACAATTTCTTCAACTTCGCTGGTGATATCAATCAACTCTTCACTCTTATTTGTTGAAATCGTAAATTCATAAAAAGGCATAAGATAATTTAATCAGAATCCAAAAAATTTCAAGTATGAATATAATGCTGGATTTGAAGGTAAGCTATTGAAAGATGAGAGAAAGTCTAAATGCGGGAAAAATTTTGAATACTATATATAAATGTTGATTTATTACTAAATTTTGTATACAAGGGATGGGGGGAAAATTACACAATAGAATTTTATGAAAATTTTTGTTAGAATTACAGAATTAATTGCTTAATTACGCAATATTATTATTATATAATTATAAAAATATAAAAATGAATTTTTAGTTTGACACAGAATGCAAATTATTCTTGTATATTCTGCAATTCTTTAATCTGTAAACCTACACTAAGACGACGATGAAGCATAATTCGCATAGCCGGCGAGGTCGCAGATGAGCATTAATTGGCGGTAGAATTCAAGAATATCCTTTGATTTGAATAAAAATCTTCTTGCTGAGACCCTTTTTAATCCGGGTAGGCTCTTTATCGCATCACCAAAGAGTGAATTAATCATCTCAACTTCCGCATTTATTGGGTATTTAAACTTAAAGGGCTTCAGTCTGTTTATCTTTCTTACTACCCGCCCCGCCTTTAACTCTATCTCCTTCTGAACATCAACTGGATGACGGCATTTTGCACAGAATCTGGAAATACTGGATTTGGTAATGACTGTTTCAACTCCAGGCCCAAAAAATCTTTTAATCTCCTGAATAAGTTTATCATCACCCGAAACCAATCCTAAAGGAACACCATAATGTCCCGCAATCCCTGCATTTATCTCGGATTCTCCAACATACTGCCCATTTATTTTGATGTTATAAATCAGACTTGAAGAATAAGAATGGTCCATCATTCCGTCTTCTGTTCCAACCATTGCATGATAACCGATGAAAAATACTACATCAAAGTTTTCATTCAAGCCTTCCATCATATAGTAGTTTCGCTGAGTCCCCTTTATCAGTTCCACGCCAGGTTCAAGTTCTTCAATCAAAAGATTTTCACCTGAGGCGTGAGAATCACAGATAAGTATCTCATCAATCTTTAATCCACTCTTTCTTACACCGCGGATAGCAGAATTTACTTCTTGTGTAGCAATCCTGCGAATACGCAATAAATCTGGGGAGTCCTTTCTCATCTCTTTCCAGGATGTTACACCACTTATTCCTTCCAGGTCAAAAGAGATAAAGATGTTTAATTTTTTTTCCATGGTTAATTATACATTTTTTTGAATAAGTGTCAATACAAACGCTTGATGGGGTTTTCTTATTTTCACTTCCCCGACTTTTTAAATATATGCAGACCAAGGTCTGCTACTACCAGTCTTGATGCAGACCAAGGTCCGCTACTATTATCAATCATTCCATCCTGTAGTGGTTGAGCTTGCTCAACATTGATTATTGCAGAGTAAACTCTGCCACTACAGTTTTTATTGCAGACCAAGGTCTGCCACGACAGGTTTTGCGAATGCATTTTATTGAACCTTAACAAAACATTCTATAAAATGTGGAGGGGGATTCAAAAATTGCTGTATTGACTTAATAGAAAATTAGAATACAATATATAGTTATGGCTATCCTATTAAGTCAGGCAAAACAAGTCCTTACGATGAATGACGGCATAGGACTGATACAGGATGGTTCAGTCCTTATTGAAGATGATACGATTAAAAAAGTTGGTAAATTTAGTGAGCCCAATTTTAAGGGAAGGATTATAGATTGTACAAATTGTGTTGTGACACCGGGACTCGTTGATGCCCATACCCATCTTGTATTTGCTGGTACGCGCGAAGATGAATTCGCAATGCGGCTTGAAGGTATAAAATACGAAACAATTGCAAAAAAGGGGGGTGGGATTTTGAAGACTGTGGCAATGACACGTTCTGCTTCTGAAGATGAACTTTATAGACTTGCTGAAAATCGGCTAAAAAAGATTATGCGTCACGGTACAACCACAATAGAGATAAAGAGCGGCTACGGACTTTCACTAACTGAAGAAATGAAGATGCTTCGTGTCATTGATAGGTTGAAAAAGAATTCAATAATTGATATTGTTCCGACTTATCTTGTTCATACTATTCCTAAACTTATGAAGCGAAGAGACTATGTTGATATGCAATGCGAGGAAATGCTACCAGAGGTAGCAAAAAGCAGGCTCGCAGAATTTTGTGATATTTTTTGTGATAAGACAGCATTTACAAAAAACGAAAGTGAAAAAATTCTTAAAAGGGCAAAAGAACTTGGATTTGCATTAAAGATACATACTGATGAACTGGCAAATGTTGGTGGTGCCAAACTTGCTGCTAAACTTGGTTGTGTGTCTGCTGAGCATCTTTTATATACAACAAAGTCAGGAATAAAGGCAATGAGTAAGGCAAATGTGATACCAGTATTGCTGCCCGGAACCTCGCTCTATCTACAGACCGAAAGAAAGCCCGATATTAAGGATTTTATAAAATTTAATCTGCCTATTGCAATAGCAACGGATTTCAACCCCGGGACTTGTATGATTTATTCAATGCCCAAAATAATTTCCCTTGCCTGCCTTGTTTATAGAATTCCGGTTGAACTCGCATTAATCGGTGCCACAATCAATGGTGCAAAAGCAGTAAAAAGAAGTAATAAAATTGGAAAGTTGAAAAATAATTTTCAGGGTGATATTGTGGTATGGAATGTTGATGACTATAGGAAGATACCATACCAATTTGGTGAAGATTTGATAAAAATCGTCATAAAAAAGGGGAAGATAATCTATGAAACAAATAGTTGAATGCGT is a window encoding:
- a CDS encoding pyruvate kinase alpha/beta domain-containing protein; protein product: MKYEITYFEKPGKVNTQRTIGLAVKRAEELNIEHIVVATCTGYSAKVLLQKAKDKKIVVVTHQAGFAKPGEMEIKPNVIEFLKNKGAKVYTGTHFFGGFGRAIRFKFGGLEPEEIAANTLRIFGEGIKVAVEIAIMALDAGLIPYGKEIISIGGTGSGVDTAIVCVPRHGKDFFNFEVREIICKPRRR
- a CDS encoding DUF362 domain-containing protein, with amino-acid sequence MKSKVAVVKTSPKTILEDIEKCLKLAEVEKHLPKGVPTILKINISWHFWYPACSTTPWQLDGVASTLFKLGYKDLIPAQNRTVVINPKLGAENNHLNSVMRKHRLKFIYLYEPEVKWIYYRPKVKMLVLDKVYKDGIQIPELLIGKNAFHLPTLKTHFFTTMTGAMKNAFGGLLNDNRHWTHAVIHETLVDLLQIQKEIHPGIFCLTDGTFAGNGAGPRLMKPEIKNYILASGDSVAIDAIASKIMGFDPMSIKFLNLSHEMGLGKAKPEEIEVVGEDISNVNFGFKVEDTFASRGQKAIYWGFLKPFEHFLLRTPIVPWSYLASRAYHDFYWYSVRGKPIVRKFLNTEWGRLFESYK
- a CDS encoding MBL fold metallo-hydrolase, whose protein sequence is MSDSIIKTFIVGYIETNMYLIHNRKSGIVIDPGFIEGEAESLIKKFKSEVPEIPMVILTHCHFDHISGCPFLKKEFKSKIYCHRLDEEKLLDPQKSGAIYFGVSGNPLKPDGYLEDGQVIKFDEHTLKIIHTPGHTSGGISILLNDRYLFSGDTIFKDGIGRTDLYDGDYDIEINSIMNKILILPEDTIIYPGHGPSTTVRQERRNF
- a CDS encoding secondary thiamine-phosphate synthase enzyme YjbQ; the encoded protein is MPFYEFTISTNKSEELIDITSEVEEIVSGSKIKNGIVHIFIPHATAGVILNESADPNIKTDFLNALERAIPKRANYLHDHIDRNAAAHIRSAIVGSSLTIPLRNNGMVLGTWQSIMFCEFDGPRRTRRIIVQIIAEPPISTS
- a CDS encoding M55 family metallopeptidase, producing the protein MEKKLNIFISFDLEGISGVTSWKEMRKDSPDLLRIRRIATQEVNSAIRGVRKSGLKIDEILICDSHASGENLLIEELEPGVELIKGTQRNYYMMEGLNENFDVVFFIGYHAMVGTEDGMMDHSYSSSLIYNIKINGQYVGESEINAGIAGHYGVPLGLVSGDDKLIQEIKRFFGPGVETVITKSSISRFCAKCRHPVDVQKEIELKAGRVVRKINRLKPFKFKYPINAEVEMINSLFGDAIKSLPGLKRVSARRFLFKSKDILEFYRQLMLICDLAGYANYASSSS
- the hutI gene encoding imidazolonepropionase, whose amino-acid sequence is MAILLSQAKQVLTMNDGIGLIQDGSVLIEDDTIKKVGKFSEPNFKGRIIDCTNCVVTPGLVDAHTHLVFAGTREDEFAMRLEGIKYETIAKKGGGILKTVAMTRSASEDELYRLAENRLKKIMRHGTTTIEIKSGYGLSLTEEMKMLRVIDRLKKNSIIDIVPTYLVHTIPKLMKRRDYVDMQCEEMLPEVAKSRLAEFCDIFCDKTAFTKNESEKILKRAKELGFALKIHTDELANVGGAKLAAKLGCVSAEHLLYTTKSGIKAMSKANVIPVLLPGTSLYLQTERKPDIKDFIKFNLPIAIATDFNPGTCMIYSMPKIISLACLVYRIPVELALIGATINGAKAVKRSNKIGKLKNNFQGDIVVWNVDDYRKIPYQFGEDLIKIVIKKGKIIYETNS